One segment of Microbispora sp. ZYX-F-249 DNA contains the following:
- a CDS encoding APC family permease, translating to MTQPAGLKRVLGVPGLTLFGLTYLAPVAVFTTYGAVTQVTEGHLPAAYVVALVVMLFTAFSYGRMARAYPTAGSAYTYTQQTFGGHVGFMTGWTLMLDYLFLPMVNFLLIGIYLNSQFPGVPQWIFTLGALLLVLVLNILGITVMNRVSVLVVGLSVVLVAVFVALSLKHLAGHPAASPFASFTPGQGVFAGAAILALSFLGFDAVSTLSEEAREPRRAIPRAIVLTTLLGGLLFVLVAWMGSLVHPGYDDFADADTAGVDIMAALGGAAFETIFVAIYVVGAFGSAMATQASVSRILYSMGRDGVLPRAAFARLHPRFRTPAVATAVVSAVSLVALFISLDNAVVMVNFGALIAFSMVNLTVVKHYLVDERRRSAADLVRYGLVPLVGFALTIWLWTSLSGITFTVGLIWMAVGLGYLLALTRMFTRRPPVMSFSDAEPSLTD from the coding sequence GGTGGCCGTCTTCACGACGTACGGAGCCGTCACCCAGGTCACCGAGGGCCACCTGCCCGCGGCCTACGTGGTCGCCCTCGTGGTCATGCTGTTCACGGCGTTCAGCTACGGCAGGATGGCCAGGGCGTACCCCACCGCCGGGTCCGCCTACACCTACACCCAGCAGACCTTCGGCGGCCATGTCGGCTTCATGACCGGCTGGACGCTCATGCTGGACTACCTGTTCCTGCCGATGGTCAACTTCCTGCTCATCGGGATCTACCTGAACAGCCAGTTCCCCGGGGTGCCCCAGTGGATCTTCACTCTGGGAGCGCTGCTGCTGGTGCTCGTGCTCAACATCCTCGGCATCACCGTGATGAACCGGGTCAGCGTCCTGGTCGTCGGGCTGTCGGTGGTGCTGGTCGCGGTGTTCGTCGCGCTGTCGCTGAAGCACCTCGCCGGTCACCCCGCGGCGTCGCCCTTCGCCTCCTTCACTCCCGGGCAGGGCGTGTTCGCGGGGGCGGCGATCCTGGCGCTGAGCTTCCTCGGGTTCGACGCCGTCTCCACCCTGTCGGAGGAGGCGAGGGAGCCCCGCCGGGCGATCCCGCGCGCCATCGTGCTCACCACGCTCCTCGGCGGCCTGCTGTTCGTCCTGGTCGCGTGGATGGGCAGCCTCGTCCACCCCGGCTACGACGACTTCGCCGACGCCGACACGGCCGGTGTGGACATCATGGCGGCGCTCGGCGGCGCCGCGTTCGAGACGATCTTCGTCGCGATCTACGTGGTCGGCGCCTTCGGATCGGCCATGGCCACGCAGGCGAGCGTCTCGCGGATCCTCTACTCGATGGGCCGCGACGGCGTGCTGCCCCGCGCGGCGTTCGCCCGGCTGCACCCGCGCTTCCGCACCCCGGCCGTCGCCACCGCCGTGGTGTCGGCGGTCTCGCTCGTCGCGCTGTTCATCAGCCTGGACAACGCCGTCGTCATGGTCAACTTCGGCGCGCTCATCGCCTTCTCCATGGTGAACCTCACGGTCGTCAAGCACTACCTGGTCGACGAGCGGCGCCGGTCGGCCGCCGACCTGGTCCGGTACGGCCTGGTCCCGCTGGTGGGCTTCGCGCTGACGATCTGGTTGTGGACCAGCCTCTCGGGCATCACGTTCACGGTGGGGCTGATCTGGATGGCGGTGGGCCTCGGCTACCTCCTCGCGCTGACGAGGATGTTCACCCGCAGGCCGCCCGTGATGAGCTTCTCGGACGCCGAACCTTCCCTTACGGACTGA